CTAGGAAAGGACAGGCGATGGCCGCGAAGCTTCCGCTCCTCTACACCCACGTGATGGGCAGCCACGGCTTCCCCGGGTGGTTCTGGACCGCGCTCGACAAGATCAAGGCCGAGGAGTACGGGCAGACGGACGCGAGAGAAGCCTTCGACGACGCCACCCAGCTGGCCATCCGCGACCAGGAGCGCGCGGGCATCGACGTGATCTGCGACGGCGAGATGCGCCGTTTCTTCTTCGTCCAGACCTTCTACGGGAAGATGGAGGGGCTGGAGACGCTGGAGCCGCTGCGGAAGACGGGTCTCTACGCGTACGACAGCGTGCCGCGCTACCGGCCGACCAGGAAGATCACGGTGCCCAAGGGCCTCGGCACCGTGGACGAGTTCAAGTACCTCACGACCCAGACCGACAGGCCCGTCAAGGCCACCTGCCCGGGGCCGGTGACGCTTTCCATCCACGTCCAGACGCGCCCCGGTGATGCGTACAACAACGACCGCCTCGCCCTCTGCTGGGACCTGGTGCCCGCCGTCAACGCCGAGCTCAAGGCGCTGGCCGCCGCGGGCGCCGACTGGATCCAGGTGGACGAGCCCTCG
The sequence above is a segment of the Candidatus Methylomirabilota bacterium genome. Coding sequences within it:
- a CDS encoding methionine synthase, which codes for MAAKLPLLYTHVMGSHGFPGWFWTALDKIKAEEYGQTDAREAFDDATQLAIRDQERAGIDVICDGEMRRFFFVQTFYGKMEGLETLEPLRKTGLYAYDSVPRYRPTRKITVPKGLGTVDEFKYLTTQTDRPVKATCPGPVTLSIHVQTRPGDAYNNDRLALCWDLVPAVNAELKALAAAGADWIQVDEPSAAIVPGQAPEYVKMFNACVEGVKAKIGYHVCFGNLLSRPRGKRSYRWMFPALLETKCQQFVFEYANREMAEIEMWKEIGVDRDIACGVIDVKSFYMETPEDVAERVRLCLEHIPAERLSLVPDCGFFPVPRWVAFEKLKRLAAGAELARKQLKG